The following coding sequences lie in one Apium graveolens cultivar Ventura chromosome 3, ASM990537v1, whole genome shotgun sequence genomic window:
- the LOC141715058 gene encoding subtilisin-like protease SBT5.3 yields MGATITNPFYLACLIILSLMQVPTIASEKHSYVVYLGAHSHGPEVSSADLDRVTELHYDFLGTFLGRLKKAIFYSYTRNINGFAAILEEEEAAEIAKHPDVVSVFLNKARKLHTTRSWDFLGLEHNGVVHPSSIWRKARFGEDVIIANLDTGVWPESKSFSDQGFGPIPSKWKGLCVNGADKSFHCNRKLIGARYFNKGFASVVGPLNSTFQSPRDVDGHGTHTLSTAAGNFVPGANVLGYANGTSKGGSPKARVVAYKICWLYKGEGQCYDADILAAFEAAIFDGVDVVSASIGGDSADPFFHDGTAIGSFHAVKHGIPVVLSAGNAGPLAGTVTNVAPWQFTIGASTIDREFPTYVALGNKMHFKGQSLSKALRIKFYPLISSKGAKAANATLQDAELCKSGALDPAKVKGKIIFCLRGDNARVDKGRQALLAGAVAMILGNNEASGDEIIADPHVLPASHITYSEGLAVFRYINTTKSPFAYLTPPTTQLGVKPAPVMAAFSSQGPSSILPEILKPDITAPGLSILAAYSGAVSPTNDDHDKRRIPFNIVSGTSMSCPHVAGIVGLLKAIYPKWSPAAIRSAIMTTARMRDNIVQPIKTSDGLKASPFSYGAGHVRPNRAVDPGLVYDLSVKDYLNFLCGLEYNSTQLKIFAGEPYTCPKHVTLTDLNYPSISVPNLNTTITVTRTLKNVGSPAAYRARVTAPAGIVAIVEPRYLKFDKVGDEKSFNLTLKLNRKSAARDEAFGAARGYVFGQLTWSDGQHYVRSPIVVKAAD; encoded by the exons ATGGGAGCTACAATTACCAATCCCTTTTACCTTGCATGTTTGATTATTTTATCCTTGATGCAAGTCCCCACAATTGCTAGTGAGAAA CATTCGTATGTGGTCTACTTGGGTGCTCATTCACATGGTCCAGAGGTCTCATCAGCTGATTTGGATCGAGTTACTGAATTGCATTATGACTTTCTTGGAACCTTCTTGGGAAG GCTCAAGAAAGCCATCTTCTACTCCTACACAAGAAACATTAATGGTTTTGCTGCAATCCTCGAAGAGGAAGAAGCAGCAGAGATAGCAA AACATCCCGATGTAGTTTCGGTGTTTTTGAATAAGGCAAGGAAATTACACACAACCAGGTCATGGGATTTCCTAGGCTTGGAGCATAACGGAGTAGTTCATCCCAGCTCCATCTGGAGGAAAGCTAGATTCGGAGAAGATGTAATCATTGCCAACCTTGATACTG GTGTTTGGCCGGAATCAAAGAGTTTTAGTGATCAAGGGTTTGGACCAATACCATCCAAGTGGAAAGGTCTCTGTGTAAATGGCGCTGATAAATCTTTTCACTGCAACAG AAAGTTGATTGGAGCCAGATATTTTAACAAAGGTTTCGCTTCAGTAGTGGGACCTCTTAATTCCACATTTCAGTCACCGCGTGATGTTGATGGTCATGGAACACATACCTTATCAACTGCTGCTGGTAATTTTGTACCTGGAGCTAATGTTCTTGGGTATGCCAATGGCACATCAAAAGGCGGCTCTCCCAAAGCACGGGTGGTGGCTTACAAGATCTGCTGGCTCTATAAGGGTGAAGGTCAGTGCTATGATGCAGATATATTGGCTGCGTTTGAGGCGGCTATCTTTGATGGCGTTGATGTGGTGTCTGCATCCATTGGAGGTGATAGCGCTGATCCATTTTTCCATGACGGAACTGCCATTGGCTCTTTTCACGCTGTTAAGCATGGCATACCAGTTGTTTTGTCAGCTGGAAATGCAGGACCTCTGGCTGGTACAGTTACCAATGTAGCTCCCTGGCAATTCACCATTGGAGCCAGCACTATAGATCGCGAGTTTCCTACTTACGTTGCTCTTGGAAACAAAATGCACTTCAAG GGACAAAGCTTATCTAAAGCATTGCGAATCAAGTTCTATCCACTTATTAGCTCTAAAGGTGCCAAAGCTGCGAATGCCACTCTACAAGACGC CGAGCTTTGTAAATCTGGTGCTCTGGATCCTGCAAAGGTGAAGGGAAAGATAATATTTTGTCTTAGAGGTGACAATGCAAGGGTTGACAAGGGCAGGCAAGCTCTTTTAGCAGGCGCAGTTGCAATGATCCTTGGCAACAATGAAGCTTCAGGAGACGAGATTATTGCGGATCCTCATGTCCTCCCGGCTTCACATATAACATATTCCGAAGGTCTAGCTGTCTTTCGTTACATCAACACAACCAA GTCTCCATTTGCTTACTTAACCCCTCCAACAACTCAGTTAGGTGTAAAACCAGCTCCAGTCATGGCAGCTTTTTCGTCACAGGGACCAAGCTCTATTCTACCAGAGATCCTAAAG CCTGATATCACTGCACCAGGATTATCCATACTAGCTGCTTACTCTGGAGCAGTATCACCTACAAATGATGATCATGATAAGCGGAGGATTCCATTTAATATCGTATCAGGCACTTCAATGTCATGCCCTCATGTTGCTGGAATCGTTGGCCTACTTAAAGCCATCTATCCAAAATGGAGCCCTGCTGCTATCAGATCGGCAATAATGACCACAG CAAGAATGCGGGACAACATCGTGCAGCCAATAAAAACTTCAGACGGCTTAAAGGCATCGCCATTTAGTTACGGAGCTGGACATGTACGACCAAACCGTGCTGTGGATCCTGGATTAGTATACGACTTAAGTGTTAAAGACTACTTAAATTTTCTCTGTGGCCTCGAGTACAATTCAACTCAGCTAAAAATTTTCGCAGGAGAACCTTACACTTGTCCAAAACACGTAACACTCACGGACTTAAATTATCCATCAATCTCTGTACCTAATCTCAACACGACAATAACCGTGACAAGAACTCTGAAGAATGTTGGTTCTCCAGCAGCTTACAGAGCACGTGTAACGGCTCCAGCTGGAATAGTTGCAATTGTTGAGCCAAGGTATCTGAAATTCGACAAGGTCGGAGATGAAAAGAGCTTTAATCTGACTCTGAAGCTTAATCGAAAAAGCGCAGCTAGAGATGAAGCATTTGGAGCAGCTAGAGGTTATGTTTTCGGACAGCTGACATGGTCTGATGGACAGCATTATGTGAGGAGTCCTATTGTTGTTAAGGCAGCAGATTAA
- the LOC141713397 gene encoding ras-related protein RABB1c: MSYAYLFKYIIIGDTGVGKSCLLLQFTDKRFQPVHDLTIGVEFGARMITIENKPIKLQIWDTAGQESFRSITRSYYRGAAGALLVYDITRRETFNHLASWLEDARQHANANMTIMLIGNKSDLAHRRAVSTEEGEQFAKEHGLIFMEASAKTAQNVEEAFISTAATIHKKIQDGIFDVSNESYGIKVGYGGIQGPSGGRDGSTSQAGGCCS, encoded by the exons ATGTCGTATGCTTATCTCTTCAAATACATCATCATCGGTGATACtg GAGTTGGTAAATCATGTCTTCTTCTGCAGTTCACGGACAAGCGTTTTCAACCAGTCCATGATTTAACCATCGGGGTTGAATTTGGAGCCAGAATGATCACAATTGAGAACAAACCAATAAAGCTGCAAATATGGGACACG GCTGGTCAAGAATCATTCAGGTCTATCACAAGGTCCTACTACAGAGGTGCTGCAGGTGCATTGTTAGTTTATGATATTACAAG gaGAGAAACTTTCAATCATCTTGCGAGCTGGTTGGAGGATGCTAGGCAGCATGCAAATGCAAATATGACCATTATGCTTATAGGAAATAAATCTGATCTTGCTCATAGAAGGGCTGTAAGCACCGAAGAAGGCGAACAATTTGCCAAGGAACATGGCTTAATATTTATGGAGGCCTCTGCAAAAACTGCTCAGAATGTTGAAGAG GCGTTTATAAGCACTGCAGCTACCATTCATAAGAAGATCCAGGATGGAATTTTTGACGTATCAAATGAG TCTTATGGGATAAAAGTTGGATATGGTGGCATCCAGGGGCCGTCAGGAGGAAGAGATGGTTCGACTTCTCAAGCAGGTGGATGTTGCAGTTGA